In Drosophila santomea strain STO CAGO 1482 chromosome 2L, Prin_Dsan_1.1, whole genome shotgun sequence, a single window of DNA contains:
- the LOC120452565 gene encoding tetratricopeptide repeat protein 8 — protein MLATLELDYFRAVSLYRRRSYERCAELCNALLQAGHDGHVQLFTTKEEEEEHQQQPQKQQQQKQQAEHSRFGSNLQRIGPRPRGAAGGGAGAADAGPSITMPTWLMEGVWQLKMRALTQRVYVDDLDEDDVGNEANEEVEFERIATAARPGSSIKTAFQPRPLTSQRAQQARSRGSGVAHSSDGRLNSSRPGSAAVARPGTSLSRPGSSLGSRCGTASRIRATSAAAFNVGDATSKLYQASRLNPTIYAERETLVKALFQFLYYHEADVQKAHSLCQAVLEVERQKPSGSTGCTLSWWWQQQMGRCLLALHYPRRAEPFLQQSLASFPHPDTYLLLSRVYQRIKQPERALSVIGEVVDSRPFDITYRLEQARIHQAMEQQEDALQLYRLVAKLHPINVESLASIAVGYFYDNNPEMALMYYRRILSLGAQSPELYCNIALCCLYGGQIDLVLPCFQRALAMATQPGQKSDIWYNLSFVAVTSGDFNLAKRCLQLCLTSDAQNGAALNNLAVLAAQSGDILGAKSYLNAAKDVMPDASEVTTNLQFMDVHYKL, from the exons ATGCTGGCGACTCTGGAACTGGACTACTTCAGGGCGGTGTCCCTCTACCGTCGCCGCTCCTACGAGCGCTGTGCCGAGCTGTGCAACGCACTCCTGCAGGCCGGTCACGATGGCCATGTCCAACTGTTCACCaccaaggaggaggaggaggagcaccagcagcagccgcaaaagcagcagcagcagaagcagcaggcGGAGCACAGCAGATTCGGTAGCAATTTGCAACGCATTGGCCCTAGGCCAAGgggagcagctggaggaggagccgGGGCAGCCGACGCTGGGCCGTCCATCACGATGCCCACTTGGCTGATGGAGGGCGTGTGGCAATTAAAGATGCGCGCTCTGACGCAGCGCGTGTACGTGGACGACCTGGACGAGGACGATGTCGGGAACGAGG CCAACGAGGAGGTGGAGTTCGAGCGCATTGCCACTGCTGCTCGACCAGGAAGCAGCATAAAGACCGCTttccagccacgcccccttacCAGTCAGAGGGCGCAGCAGGCGAGGAGCAGGGGTTCCGGAGTGGCCCACTCCAGTGATGGCCGCCTAAACAGTTCCCGGCCAGGATCGGCGGCAGTGGCTCGTCCTGGAACGAGTCTCAGTCGACCCGGCTCCTCGCTGGGATCTCGTTGCGGAACCGCCTCCAGGATTCGAGCCACCTCGGCAGCGGCTTTCAACGTAGGTGATGCCACTTCGAAACTCTACCAAGCGTCCCGCCTTAATCCCACCATATACGCCGAACGGGAAACGCTGGTGAAGGCCCTGTTCCAGTTCCTCTACTACCACGAGGCGGATGTGCAAAAGGCCCACTCCCTGTGTCAGGCGGTGCTGGAAGTGGAGCGCCAGAAGCCTAGTGGATCCACTGGATGCACCTTGTCCTGGTGGTGGCAACAGCAGATGGGCCGCTGTCTCCTTGCCCTGCATTATCCTCGCAGAGCGGAGCCCTTTCTTCAGCAATCCCTGGCCAGCTTTCCCCATCCGGACACCTATCTACTCCTCTCCAGAGTATACCAAAGGATAAAGCAGCCCGAGCGGGCTTTATCCGTGATCGGCGAAGTGGTGGACTCGCGTCCCTTTGACATCACCTACCGGCTGGAGCAGGCGAGAATCCACCAGGCcatggagcagcaggaggacgCACTGCAGCTCTACAGACTAGTGGCCAAACTGCATCCAATCAATGTGGAATCTCTGGCCAGCATTGCCGTGGGCTACTTCTACGACAACAATCCGGAAATGGCG TTGATGTACTACCGGAGGATTCTGTCCTTGGGCGCCCAGTCCCCTGAGCTCTACTGCAACATAGCGCTGTGTTGCCTGTATGGTGGGCAAATCGACTTGGTTCTGCCGTGTTTCCAAAGAGCTTTGGCCATGGCTACCCAACCCGGTCAAAAATCAGACATCTGGTATAATCTCAGCTTTGTGGCGGTG ACTTCTGGTGACTTCAACCTGGCCAAGAGATGCCTCCAACTGTGTCTCACATCAGATGCCCAGAATGGAGCTGCACTCAATAACCTGGCTGTGTTGGCTGCTCAGTCGGGAGACATTTTGGGGGCCAAGTCCTATCTGAATGCAGCCAAGGATGTGATGCCCGATGCCTCGGAGGTAACCACCAACCTGCAATTCATGGATGTGCACTACAAGCTATAA